From the Acidimicrobiales bacterium genome, one window contains:
- a CDS encoding PaaI family thioesterase → MNAQELQVFLDNVFPDAPPPYVVEDAAAWGALLRLPVTASHGRPGGTVSGPALMALSDAVAWVAILAQIGPVPLAVTTSLHIDFLRKPPLVDVLAEGRLLKLGKSLAVVDVGLRSVGADDLVAKAQVTYSIPPR, encoded by the coding sequence ATGAACGCGCAGGAGCTCCAGGTCTTCCTCGACAACGTGTTCCCGGACGCGCCGCCGCCGTACGTCGTGGAGGACGCCGCGGCATGGGGAGCGCTCCTACGGCTCCCCGTCACCGCGTCCCACGGCCGACCCGGTGGCACGGTGTCGGGGCCCGCGCTCATGGCACTGTCCGACGCCGTGGCGTGGGTCGCCATCCTGGCGCAGATCGGCCCGGTGCCTCTGGCCGTGACCACCAGCCTGCACATCGACTTCCTGCGCAAGCCCCCGCTGGTCGACGTGTTGGCCGAGGGGAGGCTGCTCAAGCTGGGCAAGAGCCTGGCCGTGGTCGACGTCGGGCTCCGGTCGGTGGGGGCCGACGATCTCGTGGCCAAGGCGCAGGTCACGTACTCCATCCCGCCCCGGTAG
- a CDS encoding PQQ-binding-like beta-propeller repeat protein, which translates to MLAPVVALSVLSLAAGACGAGPSASPGAGRTSIAVATTGTSNAAGTTAPGTGASTTPAPAAGWLTYGGSFARASVDTTGPTFVHAPTAAWTSPPLDGPVYGEPLLDAGLVLVATQNDTVYALSAADGTISWSDHLATAVPAGMLPCGDIAPSVGVTSTMVIDPGTGTLFASAALVSGGAVRHAVYAIDIATHRVSWSRDVDQPGWSAAAELQRAALALSAGRVIVGFGGNYGDCGEYHGWVLGVPESGTGPLLAYRVPTNREGAVWAAAGVSVDAAGDVYAVTGNGDAGPGTAFDHGNSVIELTPRLTERQYFAPADWAQDNAGDADLGSTAAILLDGSRLFVVGKQHTAYLLDATALGGVGHPLASVVVCESRGGNAYRAPDAYVVCPDDGTIAQVRVGPRSSLSRGWTWSSPTGGAGSPTIAGGVLWTVDLDASLLYGVDLSSGTTRFRLRLDTGTPAHFAAPGAAGGLLVVAGARAVEAFR; encoded by the coding sequence ATGCTCGCACCCGTCGTGGCCCTGTCGGTGCTGTCCCTCGCCGCCGGGGCGTGCGGCGCGGGCCCGTCGGCGTCGCCCGGGGCGGGCCGGACGTCGATCGCCGTCGCCACGACCGGCACGTCGAACGCCGCCGGCACCACCGCGCCCGGCACGGGCGCCTCGACCACGCCGGCGCCCGCCGCAGGCTGGCTCACCTACGGCGGGAGCTTCGCCCGCGCCTCGGTCGACACCACGGGCCCCACGTTCGTCCACGCGCCCACGGCGGCGTGGACGTCGCCGCCCCTCGACGGGCCCGTGTACGGCGAGCCCCTCCTCGACGCCGGCCTGGTCCTCGTGGCGACGCAGAACGACACGGTCTACGCCCTGTCCGCCGCCGACGGCACGATCTCGTGGTCGGACCACCTGGCCACCGCCGTCCCGGCGGGGATGCTGCCGTGCGGTGACATCGCCCCGTCGGTGGGCGTGACCTCCACCATGGTGATCGACCCCGGCACGGGCACGCTGTTCGCGTCGGCGGCGCTGGTGTCGGGGGGCGCCGTCCGGCACGCCGTCTACGCCATCGACATCGCCACGCACCGCGTGTCGTGGAGTCGCGACGTCGACCAGCCGGGCTGGTCGGCCGCCGCCGAGCTCCAGCGGGCGGCGCTGGCGCTGTCGGCGGGGCGGGTCATCGTCGGCTTCGGCGGGAACTACGGCGACTGTGGCGAGTACCACGGCTGGGTGCTCGGGGTGCCCGAGTCGGGCACCGGCCCGCTGCTCGCCTACCGCGTGCCCACGAATCGGGAGGGGGCGGTGTGGGCGGCCGCCGGCGTCTCCGTCGACGCCGCCGGCGACGTCTATGCCGTCACAGGGAACGGTGACGCCGGCCCCGGGACCGCCTTCGACCACGGCAACAGCGTGATCGAGCTGACGCCCCGGCTCACCGAGCGCCAGTACTTCGCCCCGGCCGACTGGGCGCAGGACAACGCCGGCGACGCCGACCTCGGCTCGACCGCGGCGATCCTCCTCGACGGCTCCCGCCTGTTCGTGGTGGGCAAGCAGCACACCGCCTACCTGCTCGACGCCACCGCCCTGGGTGGGGTGGGCCACCCGCTGGCGTCGGTGGTCGTGTGCGAGTCACGGGGCGGCAACGCCTACCGGGCCCCGGACGCCTACGTGGTCTGCCCCGACGACGGGACCATCGCGCAGGTGCGCGTCGGCCCGCGCTCGAGCCTGTCCCGGGGCTGGACCTGGTCCTCGCCCACCGGGGGGGCCGGCTCGCCCACCATCGCCGGCGGCGTCCTGTGGACCGTCGACCTCGACGCGTCCCTCCTCTACGGGGTGGACCTGTCGTCGGGGACGACCCGCTTCCGGCTCCGGCTCGACACGGGGACGCCGGCGCACTTCGCGGCGCCGGGCGCCGCCGGGGGCCTGCTCGTCGTGGCCGGGGCCCGGGCCGTCGAAGCGTTCCGCTGA
- a CDS encoding LLM class F420-dependent oxidoreductase: MRLSMMLDYSRGIKESADHVAELERAGLDIVWVAEAYGLDGPSQMGYIAAKTARVEIGSAILPIYSRTPALLAQTAAGIDALSDGRFILGLGASGPQVIEGWHGVPYTEPLQRTREIIGICRKVWRREVLTNEGLYPIPLPAGLGTGLGKPLKLINHPVREDIPIWVASMGPKNVEMTAEVADGWFPFLFIPERAREVWGEPLAAGAARRSADRGSLEIAAGGMAAVGEGLEHLREFARPMTALYVGGMGAKGRNFYNALTRRYGFGAEAELIQDLYLSGKKVEAAAAVPAELLEKTSLVGPPGYVKERIAAYREAGVTVLNVAPIGPDPLATIEQLKEWCS; this comes from the coding sequence ATGCGGCTCAGCATGATGCTCGACTACTCGCGCGGCATCAAGGAGTCGGCCGACCACGTCGCCGAGCTCGAGCGCGCCGGCCTCGACATCGTGTGGGTGGCGGAGGCCTACGGTCTCGACGGGCCCAGCCAGATGGGCTACATCGCGGCCAAGACGGCGCGCGTGGAGATCGGCTCGGCCATCCTGCCCATCTACTCGCGCACCCCGGCGCTGCTGGCGCAGACGGCGGCGGGGATCGACGCCCTGAGCGACGGGCGGTTCATCCTCGGCCTCGGGGCGTCGGGCCCGCAGGTGATCGAGGGATGGCACGGCGTGCCCTACACCGAGCCCCTGCAGCGGACGCGGGAGATCATCGGGATCTGCCGCAAGGTGTGGCGCCGCGAGGTCCTGACCAACGAGGGCCTGTACCCGATCCCGCTGCCGGCCGGACTGGGGACGGGGCTCGGCAAGCCCCTCAAGCTCATCAACCACCCCGTGCGCGAGGACATCCCCATCTGGGTGGCGTCGATGGGCCCGAAGAACGTCGAGATGACCGCCGAGGTTGCCGACGGCTGGTTCCCGTTCCTGTTCATCCCCGAGCGGGCCCGGGAGGTGTGGGGCGAGCCCCTGGCCGCCGGTGCCGCCCGGCGCTCGGCCGACAGGGGCTCGCTGGAGATCGCCGCGGGCGGGATGGCGGCGGTGGGCGAAGGCCTCGAGCACCTGCGGGAGTTCGCCCGGCCCATGACGGCCCTGTACGTGGGGGGCATGGGGGCCAAGGGGCGCAACTTCTACAACGCATTGACACGCCGCTACGGCTTCGGGGCCGAGGCCGAGTTGATCCAGGACCTGTACCTGAGCGGGAAGAAGGTCGAGGCTGCCGCGGCGGTGCCCGCCGAGCTGCTGGAGAAGACGTCGCTCGTCGGGCCCCCCGGCTACGTGAAGGAGCGCATCGCCGCCTACCGCGAGGCCGGGGTCACCGTGCTCAACGTGGCACCGATCGGGCCCGACCCCCTCGCCACCATCGAACAGCTGAAGGAGTGGTGCAGTTGA
- a CDS encoding ABC transporter permease — translation MNGGALRLALYRFGATFRGRGGSYLALVLLVGLVGGVAMGAVAAARRTQSSFPAFLASTNPSDMSVGTGLYSPGLGFDSGYDAGLVRTISGLPHVKRVESFAALNAYQLKPDGSPNTGPSGNIVGSVDGEYFDQDRLTVTTGRMADPTRVDEMVMSAAAAREFKLHVGDTTPWAVYRSSAYEPTKPALRLEMTLVGIVVFNDAVVQDQVDASGTPQSVVFTPALSRRMVACCSNYAFSYLQLDHGSRSVATVESEIEQIFPSRLPFDPHASAVVEAKAQRAIKPEAIALGVFGGIAAIAALLIAAQLIVRHLRLGAGEGRTLRALGAGPSMTMVDGLLGIVASVVAGSILAAAVAVALSPLAPLGPVRPVDPTPGVSFDWTVLGLGFLVLVVGLGAIALILAHRWAPHRVAQRDRTTRARGSGLTVALAAAGMPTPAVTGVRFALQAGDDRDPVPVRSAILGAVLAMVVVISTVVFGSSLNSLVSHPDLYGWNWNYELSGGGGVGDIPQRQAASLLDHDPDVAAWSGYYFGTLRIDSQTVPVLGGTPGATVEPPVLSGHGLQAREQVVLGASTLAALHKHVGDTIEVAFAAAAPTRLRIVGTATMPTIGITGVDTNHLSMGTGAVLRYELIPAAVRDSFGNDPPGPNAVFVRLRNGADPASSLRALKRIASTLTLPTNYGVTLMTVQLPAEIINYRSMGSTPAFLGVALGAGTVAALGLTLMASVKRRRRELALLKTLGFTEGQLAASISWQASVAVAIGATVGVPLGIIVGRVLWELFARQIDAVPAPNVPTLSVVLITVGALVLANVVAAIPGRIAARTPTALLLRAE, via the coding sequence GTGAACGGTGGGGCGCTGAGGCTCGCCCTGTACCGGTTCGGTGCGACCTTCCGCGGGCGCGGCGGCAGCTACCTCGCCCTGGTCCTCCTGGTCGGGCTCGTCGGCGGCGTCGCCATGGGTGCCGTCGCCGCCGCCCGGCGCACGCAGTCGTCCTTCCCGGCCTTCCTGGCCAGCACCAACCCGTCGGACATGAGCGTCGGAACCGGGCTGTACAGCCCGGGCCTCGGGTTCGACTCCGGGTACGACGCCGGGCTCGTCCGCACCATCTCGGGCCTTCCCCACGTCAAGCGGGTGGAGAGCTTCGCGGCGCTCAACGCCTACCAGCTGAAGCCGGACGGCTCTCCGAACACCGGTCCGAGCGGCAACATCGTCGGCAGCGTCGACGGGGAGTACTTCGATCAGGACCGCCTGACGGTGACAACGGGTCGGATGGCCGACCCGACCCGGGTCGACGAGATGGTCATGTCGGCGGCGGCTGCCCGCGAATTCAAGCTGCACGTGGGTGACACCACCCCGTGGGCCGTCTACCGAAGCTCGGCGTACGAGCCGACGAAGCCGGCGCTCCGCCTCGAGATGACGCTGGTCGGGATCGTCGTGTTCAACGATGCAGTGGTGCAGGACCAGGTCGACGCGTCCGGCACCCCGCAATCCGTCGTGTTCACGCCGGCACTCTCGAGGAGGATGGTGGCGTGCTGCTCGAACTACGCGTTCAGCTACCTCCAACTGGATCACGGCAGCCGTTCGGTGGCAACGGTGGAGTCCGAGATCGAGCAGATCTTCCCTTCGCGACTCCCGTTCGACCCCCACGCGTCGGCCGTCGTCGAGGCGAAGGCCCAGCGGGCGATCAAGCCCGAAGCCATCGCCCTCGGCGTCTTCGGGGGTATCGCCGCCATCGCCGCGCTGCTCATCGCCGCGCAGCTGATCGTCCGTCACCTGCGCCTCGGCGCCGGCGAGGGGAGGACGCTGCGGGCGCTCGGGGCGGGCCCGAGCATGACCATGGTCGACGGGCTCCTGGGGATCGTGGCGTCGGTGGTCGCGGGCTCGATCCTGGCGGCGGCCGTGGCGGTCGCCCTCTCCCCGTTGGCCCCGCTGGGACCGGTGCGTCCCGTGGACCCGACGCCGGGAGTGTCGTTCGACTGGACCGTGCTCGGACTCGGGTTCCTGGTCCTGGTCGTCGGCCTGGGCGCCATCGCGCTGATCCTCGCCCATCGGTGGGCGCCCCATCGCGTCGCCCAGCGCGACCGCACGACTCGAGCTCGGGGATCCGGTCTGACCGTTGCGTTGGCCGCCGCCGGCATGCCGACCCCGGCCGTGACCGGGGTCCGCTTCGCGCTGCAAGCGGGAGACGACCGCGACCCGGTGCCGGTGCGCTCGGCCATCCTGGGTGCCGTGCTGGCCATGGTCGTCGTGATCAGCACGGTCGTCTTCGGTTCCAGCCTCAACAGCCTCGTCTCGCATCCGGACTTGTACGGATGGAACTGGAACTACGAGTTGAGCGGAGGGGGCGGCGTGGGGGACATCCCCCAACGGCAGGCCGCATCCTTGCTCGATCATGACCCCGACGTCGCCGCGTGGTCCGGGTACTACTTCGGCACCCTTCGGATCGACAGCCAGACGGTGCCGGTCCTCGGCGGGACTCCGGGCGCAACCGTCGAACCCCCGGTGCTGTCGGGGCACGGCCTCCAGGCGCGCGAGCAGGTCGTGCTCGGCGCCTCGACGCTGGCAGCGCTGCACAAGCACGTCGGCGACACCATCGAGGTCGCCTTCGCAGCTGCCGCCCCCACCCGACTCCGGATCGTGGGAACGGCGACGATGCCTACGATCGGGATCACCGGCGTGGACACCAATCACCTGTCCATGGGGACCGGGGCCGTGCTTCGGTACGAGCTCATACCGGCTGCGGTCAGGGACAGCTTCGGCAACGACCCCCCCGGGCCGAACGCGGTCTTCGTCCGCCTGCGCAACGGCGCGGACCCGGCCTCGTCGTTGCGTGCCCTGAAGCGGATTGCCAGCACCTTGACCCTGCCGACGAACTACGGCGTGACCCTGATGACCGTGCAACTGCCTGCTGAGATCATCAACTACCGCTCGATGGGTTCGACTCCGGCCTTTCTCGGCGTCGCGCTCGGTGCTGGGACGGTGGCGGCACTGGGATTGACGCTCATGGCATCGGTGAAGCGTCGTCGCCGTGAGCTGGCACTGTTGAAGACACTGGGTTTCACCGAAGGTCAGCTCGCCGCCAGCATCAGCTGGCAGGCGAGTGTCGCCGTCGCCATCGGAGCCACCGTGGGCGTCCCGCTCGGCATCATCGTGGGTCGCGTGCTGTGGGAGCTGTTCGCCCGCCAGATCGACGCGGTGCCCGCACCGAACGTCCCCACGCTGTCGGTCGTCCTCATCACCGTCGGCGCCCTCGTGCTCGCCAACGTCGTCGCGGCGATCCCCGGGCGCATCGCCGCCCGGACGCCGACGGCTCTGCTCCTGCGCGCCGAGTGA
- a CDS encoding M15 family metallopeptidase — translation MPRSGRTLALLVATGLLPCSLLAACAGTARTGAPHAHAATASGSAPVGTAPVVESSTTIPPGSGAGGTGPPTRAPTTTGPTTTGPTIPTPPPGFVGAVAPVTAAEVPSTWRPGCPVGPASLRMLTMGYWGFDGQPHTGTMVVNAAVVPAVLAVFGRLYAEHVPIRRMQPEDAYGGQDPASMAADNTSGFNCRYAVAAGPPSWSVHAYGEAIDVNPVENPYIEGGQVQPSQGAPFTDRSNVRPGMAVAGGQLVAAFASVGWAWGGRWTASPDYQHFSSTGG, via the coding sequence GTGCCGCGCTCCGGGCGCACCCTCGCCCTCCTGGTCGCCACCGGCCTCCTTCCCTGCTCGCTCCTGGCCGCCTGCGCGGGGACGGCCCGGACCGGGGCCCCGCACGCGCACGCCGCCACGGCGTCGGGGTCCGCCCCGGTGGGCACGGCGCCCGTCGTGGAGTCCAGCACCACTATTCCCCCCGGTTCCGGCGCCGGGGGGACCGGGCCGCCCACCAGGGCCCCGACGACCACGGGCCCGACCACCACCGGGCCGACCATCCCCACGCCACCCCCGGGCTTCGTCGGCGCGGTGGCCCCGGTCACGGCCGCCGAGGTCCCCTCGACCTGGAGGCCGGGCTGCCCGGTGGGGCCCGCCTCCCTGCGGATGCTGACCATGGGCTACTGGGGCTTCGACGGCCAGCCGCACACCGGGACCATGGTCGTGAACGCCGCGGTGGTCCCGGCCGTCCTCGCCGTCTTCGGCCGGCTGTACGCCGAGCACGTCCCCATCCGCCGGATGCAGCCGGAGGACGCCTACGGCGGGCAGGACCCCGCCTCCATGGCGGCCGACAACACCTCCGGGTTCAACTGCCGGTATGCCGTGGCGGCCGGCCCCCCCTCCTGGTCGGTGCACGCCTACGGGGAGGCCATCGACGTGAACCCGGTCGAGAACCCCTACATCGAAGGTGGCCAGGTCCAGCCTTCCCAGGGCGCGCCGTTCACCGACCGGTCGAACGTCCGCCCGGGCATGGCGGTGGCCGGCGGACAGCTCGTGGCCGCGTTCGCGTCGGTGGGATGGGCGTGGGGCGGGCGGTGGACCGCGAGCCCCGACTACCAGCACTTCTCGTCGACAGGCGGCTGA
- a CDS encoding L,D-transpeptidase family protein, with amino-acid sequence MRRAIPVRRAMRVRRAMRVHAGALAVALAATSCGGAAAPPARARHHVPVTTIVATTTATTPAPPTTTLAVAPTTTVVARPPTAVPAPAPTTSPSPPAPLVTRLAGVGSASQVVAVSAASYGVTAATLTAYQRTGTGWQQVFGPWQANIGYHGFAPPGQKHEGDGRTPSGSYPFGFFFGVLADPGVQFPYRPVTGPSIVWDDDPASPAYNQWVDTSTADAGAAPEPMDQTPAYDYGAVIDYNTDSTVPGAGSAIFLHVSTGGATAGCVSLPTGELLALLRWLSPGAQPRIVMGTAATIAP; translated from the coding sequence GTGCGCCGGGCGATCCCCGTGCGCCGGGCGATGCGGGTGCGCCGGGCGATGCGGGTGCACGCGGGGGCGCTCGCCGTCGCCCTCGCCGCGACGTCGTGCGGGGGAGCCGCCGCGCCCCCCGCACGTGCCCGCCACCATGTCCCGGTCACGACGATCGTCGCCACGACCACGGCGACGACGCCGGCGCCGCCCACGACCACCCTCGCCGTCGCGCCGACGACCACCGTCGTCGCCCGGCCCCCGACGGCGGTGCCGGCTCCCGCCCCCACCACCTCGCCGTCGCCGCCCGCGCCCCTCGTGACGCGCCTCGCCGGTGTCGGGTCGGCGTCCCAGGTGGTCGCCGTGAGCGCCGCCTCCTACGGTGTGACGGCGGCCACGCTCACGGCCTACCAGCGCACCGGCACAGGGTGGCAGCAGGTCTTCGGTCCATGGCAGGCGAACATCGGCTACCACGGTTTCGCACCGCCGGGGCAGAAGCACGAGGGTGACGGGCGCACGCCGTCGGGGTCCTACCCGTTCGGCTTCTTCTTCGGCGTGCTGGCGGATCCCGGCGTGCAGTTCCCCTACCGGCCGGTGACGGGACCGAGCATCGTGTGGGACGACGACCCCGCCAGCCCCGCCTACAACCAGTGGGTCGACACGAGCACGGCCGACGCCGGCGCCGCGCCCGAGCCCATGGACCAGACCCCCGCCTACGACTACGGCGCCGTCATCGACTACAACACCGACTCCACCGTGCCCGGCGCGGGGAGCGCCATCTTCCTTCACGTCTCCACGGGCGGCGCGACCGCGGGGTGCGTGTCGCTGCCGACGGGCGAGCTGCTGGCGCTGCTGCGCTGGCTGAGCCCGGGGGCGCAGCCCCGCATCGTGATGGGGACGGCGGCCACCATCGCCCCGTAA
- a CDS encoding lysophospholipid acyltransferase family protein: MTVTAGRTGSNTGGHTGGHTGGNAAGHAGGNGSKGLLAPLVGPLSTRLEHERAEPLFRRDPAFIGRKLAAVARYTDFFSPEVKELDNLPATGPVLLVGNHSCLFYMPDAWVVAQAIIKRRGLEQPAYALGYDLLFGLPVVGPFLRRIGAIPAGGREAELALEQGAAVLVYPGGDLEACRPWSQRDRVDLAGHKGFVRLALHAGVPVVPVVTHGSHHAVVVVSRGDRLASALGLKRIRINVFPILVGPPFGVTTILVPPLPMPASITVEFLPALDWSRYGPDAADDPDVVDACYEETTTVMQAALDRLRTDYPHPVMRGVRNLLRRGPGRTAEPDP; this comes from the coding sequence ATGACCGTCACAGCGGGACGCACCGGGAGCAACACCGGGGGACACACCGGCGGCCACACCGGCGGCAATGCAGCGGGCCACGCCGGCGGCAACGGGTCGAAGGGCCTCCTCGCGCCGCTGGTGGGCCCCCTGTCGACGCGTCTCGAGCACGAGCGAGCCGAGCCGTTGTTCCGCCGGGACCCCGCCTTCATCGGGCGCAAGCTCGCGGCCGTGGCCCGGTACACGGATTTCTTCTCGCCCGAGGTGAAAGAGCTCGACAACCTCCCGGCGACGGGGCCGGTGCTCCTGGTGGGCAACCATTCGTGCCTCTTCTACATGCCCGACGCCTGGGTCGTCGCCCAGGCCATCATCAAGCGGCGCGGCCTCGAGCAGCCCGCGTACGCGCTCGGCTACGACCTGCTGTTCGGCCTGCCGGTGGTGGGGCCGTTCCTGCGACGGATCGGCGCCATCCCGGCGGGGGGCCGCGAGGCGGAACTGGCGCTGGAGCAGGGCGCCGCCGTGCTCGTGTACCCGGGCGGCGACCTTGAGGCGTGCCGTCCGTGGAGCCAGCGCGACCGGGTCGACCTCGCCGGGCACAAGGGGTTCGTCCGCCTGGCGCTGCACGCCGGCGTGCCCGTCGTCCCCGTCGTCACCCACGGCTCCCACCACGCCGTGGTGGTCGTCTCGCGCGGCGACCGACTGGCGAGCGCGCTCGGGCTCAAGCGGATTCGGATCAACGTGTTCCCCATTCTCGTGGGGCCGCCGTTCGGCGTGACGACCATCCTGGTGCCGCCGCTCCCGATGCCCGCGTCGATCACCGTGGAGTTCCTGCCCGCGCTCGACTGGAGCCGGTACGGGCCCGACGCCGCGGACGACCCCGACGTCGTCGACGCCTGCTACGAGGAGACCACGACCGTCATGCAGGCGGCCCTCGACCGTCTGCGGACTGATTACCCACATCCGGTCATGCGGGGTGTGCGCAACCTCCTGCGGCGCGGCCCGGGGCGTACGGCGGAGCCGGACCCATGA
- a CDS encoding NADP-dependent oxidoreductase, with protein sequence MTNRRMVLAERPSGMVDAGTVRLEEGPVPEAGPGQALVRVRYLSIDPTIRTWMDDAPGYLPPIALGEVVRAGGIGEVLATNSERYAVGDLVFGMPGWQDYVVADEGAAAMQVIPPGIDPTLVLGVFGVTGMTAYFGMIDVGRVAEGDTVVVSGAAGATGSVAGQIARIKGASRVVGLAGTPEKCAWIVDELGFDAAVDYRSDDVAASLRSLCPDGIDLYYDNVGGKILDICLAQLALRGRIVMCGAISVYNDMDRTSGPRNIFNLIIKRARMEGFLVLDYLDRFPEAQLDMAGWLGEGRVKHAEHVVDGLEHAPDALNLLFTGGNTGKVIVKL encoded by the coding sequence TTGACGAACCGCCGCATGGTCCTCGCCGAGCGCCCGTCGGGCATGGTCGACGCCGGCACCGTCCGGCTCGAGGAGGGCCCGGTGCCCGAGGCCGGCCCGGGCCAAGCCCTCGTCCGGGTCCGCTACCTGTCCATCGACCCCACCATCCGGACGTGGATGGACGACGCGCCGGGCTACCTGCCTCCCATCGCCCTGGGAGAGGTGGTGCGCGCCGGCGGGATCGGCGAGGTGCTGGCCACCAACAGCGAGCGCTACGCCGTGGGCGACCTCGTGTTCGGGATGCCGGGCTGGCAGGACTACGTCGTCGCCGACGAGGGGGCCGCCGCCATGCAGGTCATCCCCCCGGGGATCGACCCGACCTTGGTGCTGGGCGTGTTCGGGGTGACCGGCATGACGGCGTACTTCGGGATGATCGACGTCGGCCGGGTGGCCGAGGGTGACACCGTGGTGGTGTCGGGCGCCGCCGGGGCCACGGGGTCGGTGGCGGGGCAGATCGCCAGGATCAAAGGTGCGTCACGCGTCGTCGGCCTCGCCGGGACGCCCGAGAAGTGCGCGTGGATCGTCGACGAGCTCGGCTTCGACGCGGCGGTCGACTACCGGTCCGACGACGTGGCGGCATCGCTTCGGTCGCTGTGCCCCGATGGCATCGACCTCTACTACGACAACGTCGGCGGGAAGATCCTCGACATCTGCCTGGCCCAGCTGGCCCTGCGCGGCCGGATCGTCATGTGCGGCGCCATCTCCGTCTACAACGACATGGACAGGACCTCGGGCCCCCGCAACATCTTCAACCTCATCATCAAGCGGGCCCGCATGGAGGGCTTCCTCGTCCTGGACTACCTCGACCGGTTCCCCGAGGCCCAGCTCGACATGGCCGGATGGCTGGGCGAGGGCCGCGTCAAGCACGCCGAGCATGTCGTCGACGGCCTCGAGCACGCCCCCGACGCGCTCAACCTGCTGTTCACCGGCGGCAACACGGGCAAGGTGATCGTGAAGCTCTGA
- a CDS encoding nitroreductase family protein, translating into MEGFFDVVHRQRACRTFDDRPVDDDTVERVLDAATFAPSAENRQPWVFVVVRDGERRAAIGRLTRQAWEGGGRAHSEGRLAPGLLADVEVGAQGGVAAAPVLVVVAGDTGVGDRRVMEASVFPAVQNLLLAATALGLGSSLTTLPLVFGEELASIVGLPAEVLPMAVVPLGWPGRPLGPPRRLPVAAKAHRETYGSPWAGAS; encoded by the coding sequence ATGGAGGGCTTCTTCGACGTCGTGCACCGCCAACGCGCCTGCCGGACGTTCGACGACCGACCGGTCGACGACGACACCGTGGAGCGCGTCCTCGACGCGGCCACCTTCGCCCCGAGCGCCGAGAACCGCCAGCCGTGGGTCTTCGTGGTCGTGCGCGACGGCGAGCGCCGTGCCGCCATCGGCCGGCTCACGCGCCAGGCCTGGGAGGGTGGCGGCCGGGCGCACTCCGAGGGACGGCTCGCCCCCGGCCTGCTGGCCGACGTCGAGGTCGGGGCGCAGGGAGGCGTGGCCGCCGCCCCGGTGCTGGTGGTGGTGGCCGGGGACACCGGCGTCGGGGACCGGCGGGTGATGGAGGCCTCGGTGTTCCCGGCGGTCCAGAACCTCCTCCTGGCCGCCACCGCGCTCGGGCTCGGCTCGTCGCTCACCACCCTCCCCCTCGTCTTCGGGGAGGAGCTGGCGTCGATCGTGGGGCTCCCGGCGGAGGTGCTCCCCATGGCCGTGGTCCCTCTCGGCTGGCCGGGGCGGCCCCTCGGGCCCCCCCGTCGCCTGCCCGTGGCCGCCAAGGCCCACCGTGAGACCTACGGCTCCCCGTGGGCGGGAGCGTCGTAG
- a CDS encoding SDR family NAD(P)-dependent oxidoreductase yields MTDLFSIAGKTALVTGGSRGIGRMIATGFVEAGARVYVSSRKAEACDEVAAELSNVGECISLPADLATEDGCRALASTLAEREERLHVLVNNAGNTWGAPFEEFDDAAWERVLSLNVKGVFHTTKFLAPLLRAASSDDDPARVINIGSIDGIHVPVMETYSYSASKAAVHQLTRHLAKRLAPHVTVNAIAPGPFESKMMAATLEAFGEQIVASAPLRRIGRPDDMAGTAIFLASRAGAYLTGAVIPVDGGIATVGT; encoded by the coding sequence ATGACCGATCTCTTCTCCATCGCCGGCAAGACCGCCCTCGTCACCGGCGGCTCCCGCGGCATCGGACGCATGATCGCCACGGGCTTCGTGGAGGCCGGCGCCAGGGTCTACGTGTCGTCGCGCAAGGCGGAGGCATGCGACGAGGTCGCCGCCGAGCTGTCGAACGTCGGTGAGTGCATCTCGTTGCCCGCGGACCTGGCCACCGAGGACGGCTGCCGCGCGCTGGCGTCGACGCTCGCCGAGCGGGAGGAGCGACTCCATGTCCTGGTGAACAACGCCGGGAACACCTGGGGGGCGCCGTTCGAGGAGTTCGACGATGCGGCCTGGGAGCGCGTGCTGTCGCTCAACGTGAAGGGCGTGTTCCACACCACCAAGTTCCTGGCGCCCCTGCTGCGGGCCGCGTCGAGCGACGACGACCCCGCCCGCGTGATCAACATCGGCTCGATCGACGGCATCCACGTCCCGGTGATGGAGACGTACTCGTACTCGGCGTCGAAGGCGGCGGTCCACCAGCTCACGCGCCACCTGGCCAAGCGGCTCGCCCCGCACGTCACGGTCAACGCCATCGCGCCCGGGCCCTTCGAGTCCAAGATGATGGCCGCCACGCTGGAGGCGTTCGGCGAGCAGATCGTGGCGAGCGCCCCGCTCCGGCGGATCGGCCGTCCCGACGACATGGCCGGCACGGCCATCTTCCTGGCGTCGCGGGCCGGTGCCTACCTGACGGGGGCCGTCATCCCCGTCGACGGCGGCATCGCCACCGTGGGGACGTAG